The Vibrio agarivorans genome contains the following window.
CATACCATGACAAACCTCACTCAAACCCAACGTGATGCAGCTTATCTTGCAGAGATGGGTATCACTCAATGGAACCTCACTCACCCAGAGCGATTGCAAGGTGTAGAGAGTCAACAACATGCACTCGACGAGTCGTGCCGCTTGTTATTAGTTGCTCCCCAGTGCCCTCAGGGTAAATTAGCTGAGTTCTTAGAGAAGGTTCTAAAGGCGATGAATTTATCGCTAGAGCAAGTGCAGCACATTGAGCCTCAACACTGGTCTCAAGTCAATCATCAGCACATTGAGTGGGTGTGGTTTTCTGGTTGTGACAAGCAAGAGACCGCCGCGAAATCATTGATTAGCCCTGTGTTAGAACACATTGATGGTAACAATCAACAGCGCCGTGCGCTGTGGTCTCAGATTCAATCTCAACAATAAGTATCGTATGTCTAATCTCTCTGTTGTCGCGCTAGAAGCGACACATCTTGCGGCGATTTATCGTATCGAATCACTGGCACACACTCACCCATGGAGTGAAAAACTGCTCAGTGATATCAACAGTCGCGGTGCAGACCATCACGTGCTATTGGTGGATAATGCCGTGGTCGGTTACTTCTACGCCCAAAATATTGTGGGTGAGGTGACGCTACTCAATATTGCTATTGACCCGAGTCATCAGGGGAAAGGGTTTGGTAAGCATTTGTTGAACGCCTTTCTTGACCGATGTGAAGCGAGCAATGCTGAAAGTGCTTGGCTGGAAGTTCGAGAGAGTAATACTCGCGCCTTTGAACTTTATCAAGCGGAAGGCTTCAACGAGGTCGATCGTCGCCGAAACTACTACCCAACAGAGAATGGTAAAGAAGACGCCATTATCATGAGCTTTCTTTTCCTATAACTCATCGCCATAAAGTCATTGGCTATAAATAGTCGCGAACAAAGCGACTTTTCTGTATAATCCGCGCACAAAATTTTAAGGTAGAGAGTGTCATGAGACTCTCTACGCTTTCACTCATGAATGACAGCAAAGGGCGTTTATGTCTTTTCAACAAGAAGTAAGCAAACGTAGAACGTTTGCGATTATCTCTCACCCGGATGCGGGTAAAACCACCATCACAGAAAAGGTTCTTTTATTCGGAAACGCGATTCAAAAAGCGGGTACGGTAAAAGGTCGTGGTTCAGCACAGCACGCTAAATCAGACTGGATGGAGATGGAAAAAGAGCGTGGTATCTCGGTAACGACCTCGGTAATGCAGTTTCCATATAATGACTGCCTAGTAAACCTACTCGATACTCCTGGACACGAAGACTTCTCGGAAGATACATACCGTACTTTGACGGCTGTAGACTCATGTCTGATGGTTATCGATGCCGCGAAAGGTGTCGAGGATCGTACTCGTAAGCTTATGGAAGTAACGCGTCTACGTGATACGCCAATCGTAACTTTCATGAACAAATTGGACCGTGACGTTCGCGACCCAATGGAAGTTCTGGACGAAGTAGAAAGCGAGCTAGGCATGGCGTGTGCGCCAATCTCTTGGCCTATCGGTTGTGGTAAAGAGTTTAAGGGTGTTTACCACATTCACCGCGACGAAACGATCCTATACGAATCAGGTCACGGGCACGAGATCCAAGAAGTTCGTATCATTAAAGGTCTAGACAACCCAGAGCTAGACGAAAAAGTCGGTGCTGACCTAGCAGAAAGTGTACGTGAAGAGCTTGAGCTAGTAATGGGCGCGTGTCCAGAGTTCGATCTAGAGCTATTCCTAGCGGGTGAGCTGACCCCTGTTTACTTTGGTACCGCATTGGGTAACTTCGGTGTTGACCATATGCTAGATGGCCTGACGAAGTGGGCTCCAGCGCCTAAAACGCGTCAAGCGGTTGAGCGTGACGTTGAAGCGACGGAAGAAGATTTCTCTGGTTTTGTGTTTAAGATCCAAGCCAATATGGACCCTAAGCACCGTGACCGTATTGCGTTTATGCGTATTGTATCTGGCACTTATAAGCAGGGTATGAAGATGAATCATGTTCGTACTGGCAAGAAAGTGAGCATTTCAGATGCGGTTACTTTCATGGCGGGCGATCGTTCTCGTGCTGAAAATGCGTTTGCAGGTGACATTATTGGTCTGCATAACCACGGCACCATCCAGATCGGTGATACCTTCACTCAAGGTGAAGCGTTGAAGTTCTCTGGTATTCCAAACTTTGCACCGGAGCTGTTCCGTCGTATTCGCCTAAAAGATCCATTGAAGCAGAAGCAGTTGCTTAAAGGTCTGGTTCAGCTTTCTGAAGAGGGTGCTGTTCAGGTATTCCGTCCTCTGCAAAACAATGACTTGATCGTTGGCGCAGTCGGTGTGCTTCAGTTTGATGTGGTTGTGGCGCGTCTGAAAGCAGAATACAACGTAGAGGCAATCTACGAAGGCGTTAACGTTGCGACAGCACGTTGGGTTGAGTGTGGTGATGAGAAGAAACTCGAAGAGTTCAAGCGTAAGAACCAAGCGAACCTTGCACTGGATGGTGGCGATAACCTGTCATACATCGCTCCAACCATGGTGAACTTGAACCTAGCTCAAGAACGCTTCCCTGACGTAGACTTCCGCGCTACTCGCGAACACTAATTGGCAACGATTATCGCCCCTGATAGCGTTACCCTGATTCAGTTCAGGGTTTATCACTAGCATGCTTTTAGTTTATTGGCGCCTTTGAGTAGATATTGAAACAAGTTCAATATGACACTCTGGGAGCCAGTATGCCGTGTTAAGAGCCAATGTCACGCTCTGGGCTAATATGATGTGCGAGGGCTATTGTCGCCGAATATGCCCACGATTGGGTCATCATATGCCGACTATTGAGTCATCCTGAATTTATTTCAGGATCTACTTTAAGCGCACTGAAGACTCAATATTCGCTCAATAATAAAAATGCCACTTCAACTGAAGTGGCATTTTTGAATCTGAATGAGCAGAGAAAATTACTTTTTCTTCTTAGTCACTTTCTTCTTAACGCTCTTCTTCTCTACTTTCTTTTTGTTCTTTTTCTTGAACGTTGGCTTTTTGTGCTTTGGACGAAGCTCTTTAATAAAGCGCTCTTTGATGTCTTCTTTCACATAGCGAGCGACACGGTCCATCATTGGTTGGTCGTGCATTTCAATCAAAGAAATAGCATTACCTTTCTTACCTGCACGCGCAGTACGTCCGATACGGTGTAAGTAAACATCGGCAGTACGCGGCATATCATAGTTAATGACGTGACTCACATCAGGAAGGTCGATACCACGCGCTGCTACATCGGTTGCAAGCAGTACGTTGACAGTGCCATCTCTAAAACGGGCAATTGCGTTGTTACGGCGGTCTTGCGGCATCTCACCTTGGATCCATGAGCATGGGATCTGGGCACTTTCAAGTTGTGCACGCAGTTCAGCAAGGCGCTCGCGGGTTTTGAGGAAGATGATACTGCGCTCTGCCTGCTCTGTGATGATCACTTTAAGTAGGGCCAGTTTATGCTCCATATCATCAGCACGGTGATACCACTGAGAGATCTTCTTACGTTCACGACGTGATGGCTCGGCATTGACTTCTGCTGGGTCTTTAAGCAGGTCAGCAGTGAAGCCCTCAACACCACGGCCCTCTAGTGTTGCAGAGAATAGAAGTGTCTGTTTACGCCAGCGGCACTCACCAGAGAGGCGGTCAACCGTAGGTCCAAAGCCCATGTCGAGCATTCGGTCTGCTTCATCAAGGATTAACCACTCAATTGCACGGCAATCGAAACGCTCTGCATTGATGTATTCCATCAAACGGCCTGGTGTCGCTACCACGATATCTTGAGTTGTCTTCAAAATATCAGCGTGCTCTTCATATTGAACACCACCAGTGATAGTGAAGATATTGAGTTTGGTGTTTTTCGCCAACGCACGTGCTTGGTCAGCAACTTGCATAGCGAGCTCGCGAGTAGGCGTAAGAATCAAAACACGCGCAGGGCCTGCTTTTTTGCGAGGAAAGTCCTGCAAATATTGCAGAGCGGGAATAACGAACGCAGCGGTTTTACCTGTTCCCGTTGGCGCGGATGCTAAGACATCACGCCCTTCAAGCGCTTGTGGAATCGCTTCTGCTTGAACTTGCGTAGGGCGAGAAAAGCCCATTTCCTCAATAGCCTCTAGCAGGTTAGGGTCTAGTTCTAAATCTGCAAACGTTTTAATCACAGTGGTTTCTCCACAAGCAGGGTAAAAGTAAAGGGCGCATATTATATACTCTGTCGATCTAAGAAGCGAGCGTAGTGATCTAGATCACTCAAAGATGTGCTTTCGTGCTTACATTTTA
Protein-coding sequences here:
- a CDS encoding DNA polymerase III subunit psi, producing MTNLTQTQRDAAYLAEMGITQWNLTHPERLQGVESQQHALDESCRLLLVAPQCPQGKLAEFLEKVLKAMNLSLEQVQHIEPQHWSQVNHQHIEWVWFSGCDKQETAAKSLISPVLEHIDGNNQQRRALWSQIQSQQ
- the rimI gene encoding ribosomal protein S18-alanine N-acetyltransferase is translated as MSNLSVVALEATHLAAIYRIESLAHTHPWSEKLLSDINSRGADHHVLLVDNAVVGYFYAQNIVGEVTLLNIAIDPSHQGKGFGKHLLNAFLDRCEASNAESAWLEVRESNTRAFELYQAEGFNEVDRRRNYYPTENGKEDAIIMSFLFL
- the prfC gene encoding peptide chain release factor 3, encoding MSFQQEVSKRRTFAIISHPDAGKTTITEKVLLFGNAIQKAGTVKGRGSAQHAKSDWMEMEKERGISVTTSVMQFPYNDCLVNLLDTPGHEDFSEDTYRTLTAVDSCLMVIDAAKGVEDRTRKLMEVTRLRDTPIVTFMNKLDRDVRDPMEVLDEVESELGMACAPISWPIGCGKEFKGVYHIHRDETILYESGHGHEIQEVRIIKGLDNPELDEKVGADLAESVREELELVMGACPEFDLELFLAGELTPVYFGTALGNFGVDHMLDGLTKWAPAPKTRQAVERDVEATEEDFSGFVFKIQANMDPKHRDRIAFMRIVSGTYKQGMKMNHVRTGKKVSISDAVTFMAGDRSRAENAFAGDIIGLHNHGTIQIGDTFTQGEALKFSGIPNFAPELFRRIRLKDPLKQKQLLKGLVQLSEEGAVQVFRPLQNNDLIVGAVGVLQFDVVVARLKAEYNVEAIYEGVNVATARWVECGDEKKLEEFKRKNQANLALDGGDNLSYIAPTMVNLNLAQERFPDVDFRATREH
- the srmB gene encoding ATP-dependent RNA helicase SrmB, whose protein sequence is MIKTFADLELDPNLLEAIEEMGFSRPTQVQAEAIPQALEGRDVLASAPTGTGKTAAFVIPALQYLQDFPRKKAGPARVLILTPTRELAMQVADQARALAKNTKLNIFTITGGVQYEEHADILKTTQDIVVATPGRLMEYINAERFDCRAIEWLILDEADRMLDMGFGPTVDRLSGECRWRKQTLLFSATLEGRGVEGFTADLLKDPAEVNAEPSRRERKKISQWYHRADDMEHKLALLKVIITEQAERSIIFLKTRERLAELRAQLESAQIPCSWIQGEMPQDRRNNAIARFRDGTVNVLLATDVAARGIDLPDVSHVINYDMPRTADVYLHRIGRTARAGKKGNAISLIEMHDQPMMDRVARYVKEDIKERFIKELRPKHKKPTFKKKNKKKVEKKSVKKKVTKKKK